A window from Neodiprion fabricii isolate iyNeoFabr1 chromosome 2, iyNeoFabr1.1, whole genome shotgun sequence encodes these proteins:
- the LOC124175859 gene encoding uncharacterized protein LOC124175859 encodes MSSRSMIEVRVIFGNGSKRPPEDESQGYASASGSPKALKARSDSSLRHPATRPATSRRENAASTSLPLQFEGETAADDTTRLEITISGGLAGNVARFVEFKNDLGTSTSTSTPNSRLSGGLPEPKKPQTKRRRHSSFWRRPFGSRNEQSGVLETSLGAEASNSESISVNEMRSRRNLESQLDSYEAVKSPIEEVPSFEAKPAEPSASCKENRKGCSSKWGLPARFLETLSEATSLATL; translated from the coding sequence ATGTCCTCGAGGTCCATGATAGAAGTGAGGGTGATATTCGGGAACGGCTCGAAGAGGCCCCCAGAGGACGAGAGTCAGGGATACGCCAGCGCCTCGGGATCTCCGAAGGCCCTGAAAGCGAGGAGTGACTCGTCCTTGCGGCATCCGGCGACCCGGCCAGCGACGAGTCGCCGGGAAAATGCTGCGAGTACTTCTCTCCCCCTGCAGTTCGAGGGCGAAACCGCAGCCGACGACACGACCAGGCTGGAGATCACGATATCCGGAGGATTAGCGGGGAACGTCGCGCGCTTCGTCGAGTTCAAAAACGACCTCGGTACCTCGACCTCGACCTCGACCCCGAATTCCCGGCTATCCGGAGGACTTCCAGAGCCTAAGAAGCCCCAGACGAAGAGGCGAAGGCATTCCAGTTTCTGGAGACGTCCCTTCGGAAGTCGCAACGAGCAGTCGGGGGTCCTCGAAACGAGTCTCGGTGCCGAGGCTTCGAACTCGGAGTCGATTTCCGTGAACGAAATGCGCTCCAGGCGTAATTTGGAGTCACAATTGGACAGCTACGAGGCTGTTAAATCCCCGATCGAAGAAGTCCCTTCGTTCGAGGCGAAGCCTGCCGAGCCTTCGGCATCTTGTAAGGAAAATCGTAAAGGGTGTAGCAGTAAGTGGGGACTACCCGCTCGATTTTTGGAAACTCTCAGTGAAGCCACGAGCCTTGCGACTCTATAG